Proteins from a genomic interval of Molothrus ater isolate BHLD 08-10-18 breed brown headed cowbird chromosome 10, BPBGC_Mater_1.1, whole genome shotgun sequence:
- the B3GNT5 gene encoding LOW QUALITY PROTEIN: lactosylceramide 1,3-N-acetyl-beta-D-glucosaminyltransferase (The sequence of the model RefSeq protein was modified relative to this genomic sequence to represent the inferred CDS: deleted 1 base in 1 codon) yields the protein MFVSPRRVRKCHFLQLCATCFILCLMIFWVPFDNQIVSHMKSYSYRYLINSYHFVNDSLSISRDNLNRVSSYQYLINHREKCQQQDVLLLLFVKSSPENRYRRDAIRQTWGDEKYVRSQLNANIKTLFALGRPTHHLQKTQQQRELELEDQKYQDLIQQDFLDTFHNLTLKLLLQFSWVNAYCPHARFIMSADDDIFIHMPNLIAYLQSLTQMGAQDLWIGRVHRGSPPVRDRRSKYYVPYEMYQWPSYPDYTAGAAYVISNDVAAKVYEASLTLNTRLYIDDVFMGLCANKMGIVPQYHVFFSGEGKAPYHPCIYNKMMTSHGHVDDLRQLWKQATDPNVKKITSGIWGRMYCRLVNIVLLCKLYYVDTYPCSAAFS from the exons ATGTTTGTTAGTCCCAGAAGAGtcagaaaatgccattttttgcAGCTATGTGCCACTTGCTTCATACTGTGTCTCATGATTTTTTGGGTACCATTTGATAATCAAATTGTGAGCCATATGAAGTCCTATTCCTACAGATACCTCATAAATAGCTACCATTTTGTGAATGACAGCCTGTCTATCAGCAGGGATAACCTGAACAGGGTATCAAGCTACCAGTACTTGATCAACCACAGAGAGAAATGTCAGCAGCAGGATGTCCTTCTCCTACTGTTTGTGAAGTCTTCTCCTGAAAACCGTTATCGAAGGGATGCAATCAGACAAACC TGGGGAGATGAGAAGTATGTTCGTTCTCAACTTAATGCCAACATTAAAACCCTTTTTGCTTTAGGACGACCAACACACCAtctgcagaaaacacagcagcaaagagaACTTGAGCTCGAAGACCAGAAATACCAGGATTTGATTCAGCAAGACTTCTTGGATACTTTTCACAATCTCACTCTTAAATTGCTTTTGCAGTTTAGCTGGGTGAATGCCTACTGTCCTCATGCCAGGTTCATTATGTCTGCAGATGATGACATATTTATCCATATGCCAAATCTCATTGCTTATCTCCAAAGCCTCACACAAATGGGTGCTCAAGATCTCTGGATTGGTCGTGTCCATCGCGGATCCCCTCCCGTAAGAGACAGGAGGAGCAAATACTATGTTCCATATGAAATGTACCAGTGGCCCTCTTACCCTGACtacacagcaggagctgcataTGTAATATCAAATGATGTAGCAGCTAAAGTCTATGAGGCTTCATTGACTCTGAATACAAGGCTTTATATAGATGATGTTTTCATGGGTCTCTGTGCCAATAAAATGGGAATTGTACCACAATatcatgtatttttttctggggAAGGAAAGGCTCCATATCATCCCTGCATTTATAACAAGATGATGACATCTCATGGACACGTAGATGATCTTCGCCAGCTCTGGAAGCAGGCTACAGATCCCAACGTTAAAAAGATTActtcagggatttggggtaGAATGTACTGCAGACTAGTCAATATTGTGCTTCTCTGTAAACTGTACTATGTGGACACGTATCCTTgttcagctgcattttcttAA